A stretch of the Panicum virgatum strain AP13 chromosome 9N, P.virgatum_v5, whole genome shotgun sequence genome encodes the following:
- the LOC120687372 gene encoding pentatricopeptide repeat-containing protein At2g35030, mitochondrial-like, with amino-acid sequence MLRSCRCRRRLVLPLLSQCSPVRHRSSFAQSRPPLRDIRSSSDHPLALLRLHRTVLEETPNRDAVSYAAKVALHLHHRDLPRAEALFRAAPAPARGLYLDTIMLDGNVKAGRVDRARELFDGMPVKSVVSWTCMLSGYCRAGRLGEARQLFEAMPDRNVVTWTAMLQGYASNGMLREARDVFDRMPERNVVAWTVMVKAYADSAQIQEAWELFDRMPKRNSYSWNAMISGFLTAGKVDEAVQLFERMPHRNVVSWTTMVTGLAKNGFLCRAREFFDRMPAKDTAAWNAMITAYANNGQLNEARRLFNSMPAKDLVTWNTVIEAYSKNEHKDEAVNVFLLMRRSEVSPDISTLISILVISESTMEVKQIHGLVVTLGLLSKIDLGNALLTMYSRSGDLLSASLAFKRLEVKDTITWASMMQAFANHGCGYQALQGFAQMLRHGYKPTSTTFTAILSACSHAGLVEKGRKMFKSIYHVYGLEPTIEHYTCLVDLLGRAGYVREAKELVDSIQQGMHDEAILGTLLGACMMHNEVEVAREVGEDLVKFETPDSGHYTLLANVFASHGMRHETANVWKIMRGSKTKKAPGFSQIEVSMRNHVFYSRDQEHPQCAEIYEMLNDTVIPQMKGSPCTGFWVHALQSDPTIY; translated from the coding sequence ATGCTTCgcagctgccgctgccggcgccgcctcgtccttcctctcctctcccaaTGCTCTCCTGTGCGCCACCGCAGCTCCTTCGCCCAATCACGTCCGCCTCTAAGAGACATCCGTTCTAGCAGCGACCACCCACtcgccctcctccgcctccataGAACCGTCTTGGAAGAAACGCCCAACCGGGATGCCGTCTCCTACGCCGCCAAGGtcgccctccacctccaccaccgcgaCCTGCCGCGCGCAGAGGCGCTCTTCCGTGCGGCGCCCGCGCCTGCTCGGGGCCTCTATCTCGATACCATCATGCTCGACGGCAACGTCAAGGCTGGCCGTGTCGACCGCGCGCGCGAGCTGTTCGACGGAATGCCGGTCAAGAGCGTCGTCTCCTGGACTTGCATGCTCTCTGGCTACTGCCGGGCTGGCCGTCTTGGAGAGGCGCGCCAGTTGTTTGAAGCGATGCCTGATCGGAATGTCGTCACGTGGACGGCGATGCTGCAGGGGTACGCGAGCAATGGGATGCTCAGGGAAGCCAGGGACGTGTTTGATCGAATGCCTGAGAGGAATGTGGTCGCTTGGACAGTCATGGTTAAGGCCTACGCTGACAGTGCTCAGATTCAGGAGGCGTGGGAACTGTTTGATAGGATGCCCAAGAGGAACTCATATTCTTGGAATGCCATGATTTCTGGTTTTCTCACTGCTGGAAAAGTGGATGAAGCAGTTCAATTATTTGAGAGGATGCCACACAGGAATGTGGTTTCTTGGACTACAATGGTCACTGGCTTGGCGAAGAATGGTTTTCTTTGCAGAGCAAGAGAGTTCTTTGATAGGATGCCAGCAAAGGATACTGCAGCATGGAATGCGATGATCACCGCTTATGCCAACAATGGCCAGCTGAATGAAGCTCGGAGACTATTCAATTCGATGCCTGCAAAAGACCTGGTAACCTGGAATACCGTCATTGAGGCATATTCCAAGAACGAGCATAAGGATGAAGCTGTAAATGTATTTCTTCTTATGCGCCGCTCAGAGGTATCTCCTGATATCAGTACATTAATTAGTATCCTAGTTATTTCTGAGAGCACAATGGAAGTTAAGCAGATCCATGGTTTGGTTGTCACACTTGGACTCCTGTCAAAAATCGACTTAGGAAATGCTTTGCTCACAATGTACTCGAGAAGTGGAGATTTGCTTTCTGCTTCGCTTGCTTTCAAGAGATTGGAAGTGAAGGACACCATAACATGGGCGTCGATGATGCAAGCTTTTGCGAACCATGGCTGTGGCTACCAAGCCTTACAGGGCTTTGCTCAGATGTTGAGGCATGGGTATAAGCCCACTTCAACTACCTTTACAGCCATTCTGTCAGCTTGTAGCCATGCCGGATTGGTCGAGAAAGGTCGCAAGATGTTCAAATCAATCTACCATGTCTACGGATTAGAACCGACCATTGAGCACTATACTTGCCTTGTGGACCTTCTAGGGCGAGCAGGGTATGTGAGGGAGGCCAAGGAACTTGTGGACAGTATCCAGCAGGGCATGCATGATGAAGCCATTCTTGGGACGCTGCTAGGGGCCTGTATGATGCATAACGAGGTAGAGGTAGCAAGAGAAGTGGGTGAGGATCTTGTCAAATTTGAAACCCCTGATTCAGGACACTACACACTTCTGGCGAATGTATTTGCGTCACATGGAATGCGGCATGAAACagcaaatgtgtggaagatcaTGAGGGGCAGTAAGACGAAGAAGGCGCCTGGTTTTAGTCAGATTGAGGTGAGCATGAGGAATCATGTGTTCTACTCTAGGGATCAAGAGCATCCACAATGTGCTGAAATATATGAAATGCTGAATGACACAGTTATTCCTCAGATGAAGGGTTCACCATGCACGGGATTCTGGGTACATGCTCTCCAGTCCGATCCAACTATTTACTAG